The following are encoded in a window of Pseudomonas multiresinivorans genomic DNA:
- a CDS encoding DUF1294 domain-containing protein, with protein sequence MNVEKNGTISRWDDDKGFGFIHPQAGGKEVFLHISDFRGDRRPEAGDQVCYVEGAGKDGRPRADHARLAGLAIDTPAIRRKPAAAATRERARSGREVAFPSAPKHSLGRALAVLAALLALPVIGSLLWLKDGYFVWFLLLYPVFSVLAFLAYWRDKRSAERNDWRTPEQSLHLLELLGGWPGAFLAQQVFRHKTRKLSFQVVFWAIVVLHQVFWIDWLSGGRLLGWIGALMGLGTNPA encoded by the coding sequence GTGAACGTGGAAAAGAACGGCACCATCAGCCGCTGGGACGATGACAAGGGCTTCGGCTTCATCCACCCCCAGGCCGGCGGCAAGGAAGTCTTCCTGCACATTTCCGACTTCCGCGGCGACCGCCGCCCGGAAGCGGGCGACCAGGTGTGTTACGTCGAAGGCGCCGGCAAGGACGGCCGCCCCCGCGCCGATCACGCCCGCCTTGCCGGGCTGGCCATCGATACTCCGGCAATCCGCCGCAAGCCCGCCGCGGCGGCGACCCGCGAGCGCGCACGCAGCGGGCGCGAAGTGGCCTTCCCCAGCGCGCCGAAGCATTCGCTGGGGCGCGCGCTGGCGGTTCTTGCTGCACTGCTGGCGCTGCCCGTCATCGGCTCGCTGCTCTGGCTGAAGGACGGCTATTTCGTCTGGTTCCTGCTGCTCTATCCCGTCTTCAGCGTGCTGGCCTTCCTCGCCTACTGGCGTGACAAACGCAGCGCCGAGCGCAACGACTGGCGCACTCCCGAGCAGAGCTTGCACCTGCTGGAGCTGCTGGGTGGTTGGCCGGGGGCCTTCCTGGCCCAGCAGGTGTTCCGCCACAAGACCCGCAAACTGTCCTTCCAGGTGGTGTTCTGGGCCATCGTCGTGCTGCACCAGGTGTTCTGGATCGACTGGCTCAGCGGCGGCCGGCTGCTGGGCTGGATCGGGGCGTTGATGGGGCTGGGAACGAACCCGGCGTAA
- a CDS encoding LysR substrate-binding domain-containing protein: MQDLNDLFYFAKVVEAGGFAAAGRLLGLPKSRLSRRVAELEARLNVRLLQRTTRKLALTDLGERYYRHCQAMLVEAEMADEVAAQLSAEPRGRVRLSCPVALAETSLNEMLPGFLAAYPQVNLELMLTNRRVDLLNESIDVALRVRAPGDEDLSLISRRLRLAKTALVAAPSLLNGVKLRVPEDLATLPVLGAIDNDRRVHMKLTGPQGEIKEVALEARLAVEDFNLRKNVALAGLGVTLLPLHYCTEELEDGRLVRVLPAWSEPEAYLQAVYPHRRGILPAVRALLDYLEEGFSKDDWPV; the protein is encoded by the coding sequence ATGCAGGACCTCAATGACCTCTTCTATTTCGCCAAGGTGGTGGAGGCCGGTGGATTCGCCGCCGCCGGACGCCTGCTGGGCTTGCCGAAGTCGCGCCTGTCGCGGCGAGTAGCAGAGCTGGAGGCGCGCTTGAATGTGCGCCTGCTACAACGCACGACCCGCAAACTGGCGCTCACCGACCTGGGCGAGCGCTATTACCGGCACTGCCAGGCGATGCTGGTGGAAGCCGAGATGGCGGACGAGGTGGCCGCGCAACTGAGCGCGGAACCGCGCGGACGGGTGAGGCTGTCATGCCCGGTGGCGCTGGCGGAAACCTCGCTGAACGAGATGCTGCCGGGCTTTCTCGCGGCCTATCCGCAGGTGAACCTGGAGCTGATGCTGACCAACCGCCGCGTCGACCTGCTCAACGAAAGCATCGATGTCGCCCTGCGGGTGCGGGCGCCGGGCGATGAAGACCTGTCGCTGATCTCGCGGCGCCTGCGTCTGGCGAAGACTGCGCTGGTGGCTGCGCCTTCGCTGCTCAATGGCGTCAAGCTGCGCGTGCCGGAAGACCTGGCCACCCTGCCCGTCCTCGGCGCCATCGACAACGACCGTCGCGTGCACATGAAGCTGACCGGCCCGCAGGGTGAGATCAAGGAAGTCGCGCTGGAGGCACGGCTGGCAGTCGAGGACTTCAATCTGCGCAAGAACGTCGCCCTGGCGGGGCTGGGCGTGACACTTCTACCGCTGCACTACTGCACCGAGGAACTGGAGGACGGTCGCCTGGTGCGCGTACTGCCCGCCTGGAGTGAACCGGAGGCCTACCTGCAGGCGGTGTACCCGCACCGACGAGGCATCCTGCCGGCGGTGCGGGCCTTGCTCGATTATCTCGAGGAGGGTTTTTCGAAGGACGATTGGCCGGTCTGA
- a CDS encoding FMN-dependent NADH-azoreductase: MKLLHIDSSILGDNSTSRQLSAELVAAWAAAEPGVDVTYRDLAADAISHLSAASLVAAGTPAELRDAAQKHEAALGEQSIKEFLAADAIVIGAPMYNFSIPSQLKAWIDRIAVAGKTFRYTESGPEGLAGGKKVIIVSTAGGIHAGQPSGVAHENYLELVLNFLGITDIEVVRAEGLAYGDEPRRNAIAGAQASIASQFAAA; encoded by the coding sequence ATGAAACTGCTGCACATTGATTCCAGCATCCTTGGCGACAACTCCACCTCCCGCCAGCTGAGCGCCGAACTGGTCGCCGCCTGGGCCGCCGCCGAGCCGGGTGTCGACGTCACCTACCGTGACCTCGCCGCCGACGCCATCAGCCACCTGTCGGCCGCCAGCCTGGTTGCCGCCGGCACTCCGGCAGAACTGCGCGACGCCGCGCAGAAGCACGAAGCCGCCCTGGGCGAGCAAAGCATCAAAGAGTTCCTGGCTGCCGACGCCATCGTCATTGGCGCGCCGATGTACAACTTCTCGATCCCCAGCCAGCTGAAGGCCTGGATCGATCGCATCGCCGTTGCCGGCAAGACCTTCCGCTACACCGAGAGCGGCCCGGAAGGCCTGGCTGGCGGCAAGAAGGTCATCATCGTCTCCACCGCCGGCGGCATCCATGCCGGCCAACCCAGCGGTGTAGCCCATGAGAACTACCTCGAGCTGGTGCTGAACTTCCTCGGTATCACCGACATCGAGGTCGTGCGTGCCGAAGGTCTGGCCTACGGTGACGAGCCGCGCCGCAACGCCATTGCCGGCGCCCAGGCGAGCATTGCCAGCCAGTTCGCTGCTGCCTGA
- a CDS encoding alpha/beta hydrolase family protein, giving the protein MARRLLWVLLLVTFGTAVSTSSWASSGWGVGFHRLQVSDPLDQQPMKAIAFYPTRAAEQPLHLGNFILDVAYEGKTANGRFPLLVMSHGNYGTPLAHRDLIEALVRKGFVVVTLLHPGDNLHDHSRLGALSNLYGRPLQVSETISAALLDPQIAGIVDPRKVGVIGYSAGGETALILAGAQPRLERLIKYCQQRPDDRDACSEKGEVRADRSDLVPMADPRVGALLLLAPLSLMYGAHELEDVQVPVLLYTGNDDHILDWKKNAGALARKLPQQADLRVLDGAGHFVFMSPCSEEEKEATPDLCTDTQGVDRQAIHRDLAASAAEFFDVSLGSATMQTSGR; this is encoded by the coding sequence ATGGCGAGGCGCCTGCTCTGGGTTCTTCTGCTCGTTACTTTCGGTACCGCGGTCAGTACCTCCAGCTGGGCCTCTTCCGGTTGGGGCGTCGGATTCCATCGTCTTCAGGTGAGCGACCCGCTGGATCAGCAGCCGATGAAGGCCATCGCCTTCTACCCGACGCGCGCCGCCGAACAGCCTCTGCACCTGGGCAACTTCATCCTCGACGTCGCCTATGAAGGCAAGACCGCCAACGGGCGCTTCCCGCTGCTGGTGATGTCCCACGGCAACTACGGCACGCCGCTGGCCCATCGTGACCTGATCGAAGCGCTGGTGCGCAAGGGCTTCGTGGTGGTGACGCTGCTGCATCCCGGCGACAACCTGCATGACCACAGCCGCCTGGGCGCGCTAAGCAATCTGTACGGGCGGCCGCTGCAGGTTTCCGAAACCATCAGTGCCGCACTGCTCGATCCGCAGATCGCGGGCATCGTCGACCCGCGCAAGGTCGGTGTGATCGGCTATTCCGCCGGCGGTGAGACCGCTCTGATCCTGGCCGGCGCCCAGCCGCGCCTGGAACGGCTGATCAAGTACTGCCAGCAGCGCCCGGACGACCGTGACGCCTGCAGCGAGAAAGGCGAGGTGCGCGCCGACCGCAGCGACCTGGTACCCATGGCCGACCCGCGCGTTGGCGCCTTGCTCCTGCTCGCGCCGCTGAGCCTGATGTATGGCGCCCATGAACTGGAGGACGTGCAGGTGCCGGTTCTGCTCTACACCGGCAACGACGACCATATCCTCGACTGGAAGAAGAATGCCGGCGCGCTGGCACGCAAGCTGCCACAGCAGGCGGACCTGCGGGTGCTGGATGGGGCAGGGCACTTTGTCTTCATGTCGCCCTGTTCGGAAGAAGAGAAGGAAGCCACGCCGGACCTGTGCACCGACACCCAGGGCGTCGACCGCCAGGCCATCCACCGTGACCTGGCCGCCTCGGCGGCGGAGTTCTTCGACGTCAGCCTGGGTAGCGCAACGATGCAGACGTCGGGGCGTTGA
- a CDS encoding ABC-F family ATPase, translating to MISTANITMQFGAKPLFENVSVKFGNGNRYGLIGANGCGKSTFMKILGGELEPSGGQVMLENGVRLGKLRQDQFAYEDFSVIDTVIMGHEELWKVKAERDRIYSLPEMSEEDGMAVAELEVQFAEFDGYTAESRAGELLLGLGIPLDQHFGPMSAVAPGWKLRVLLAQALFSDPDLLLLDEPTNHLDINTIRWLENIITARNSTMIIISHDRHFLNSVCTHMADLDYGELRLFPGNYDEYMTAAEQARERLLSDNAKKKAQIAELQTFVSRFSANASKAKQATSRARQIDKIQLEEVKPSSRVSPFIRFEQHKKLHRQAVTLEKVSQGFDGTALFKNLSMQVEAGERIAIIGPNGIGKTTLLRTLVGDMAPTAGEVKWTDSADVGYFAQDHAEDFEDDYNLFDWMAQWTQGGEQLVRGTLGRMLFSNDDIKKSVKVISGGEQGRMLFGKLILKRPNVLVMDEPTNHLDMESIESLNLALENYPGTLIFVSHDREFVSSLATRIIELSENGVTDFSGTYDDYLRSQGVIV from the coding sequence TTGATTTCCACCGCCAATATCACCATGCAGTTTGGCGCCAAGCCGCTGTTCGAAAACGTTTCCGTCAAGTTCGGCAACGGCAACCGCTACGGCCTGATCGGCGCCAACGGTTGCGGCAAGTCCACCTTCATGAAGATCCTTGGCGGCGAGCTGGAGCCTTCGGGTGGCCAGGTCATGCTGGAAAACGGCGTGCGCCTGGGCAAGCTGCGCCAGGACCAGTTCGCCTATGAAGACTTCAGCGTGATCGACACCGTGATCATGGGTCACGAGGAGCTGTGGAAGGTCAAGGCCGAGCGTGATCGTATCTACTCCCTGCCGGAGATGAGCGAGGAAGACGGCATGGCCGTGGCCGAGCTGGAAGTCCAGTTCGCCGAGTTCGACGGCTACACCGCCGAATCCCGCGCCGGCGAGTTGCTGCTGGGCCTGGGCATTCCGCTGGACCAGCACTTCGGCCCGATGAGCGCCGTCGCTCCGGGCTGGAAACTACGCGTACTGCTGGCCCAGGCACTGTTCTCCGATCCGGACCTGCTGCTGCTCGACGAGCCGACCAACCACCTGGACATCAACACCATCCGCTGGCTGGAAAACATCATCACGGCGCGTAACAGCACCATGATCATCATTTCCCACGACCGTCACTTCCTCAACAGCGTCTGCACCCACATGGCGGACCTGGACTACGGCGAGCTGCGCCTGTTCCCGGGCAACTACGACGAGTACATGACCGCGGCCGAACAGGCTCGCGAGCGCCTGCTGTCGGACAACGCCAAGAAGAAAGCGCAGATCGCAGAGCTGCAGACCTTCGTCAGCCGCTTCTCGGCCAACGCCTCCAAGGCCAAGCAGGCCACCAGCCGTGCACGCCAGATCGACAAGATCCAGCTGGAAGAGGTCAAGCCGTCCAGCCGTGTCAGCCCGTTCATCCGCTTCGAGCAGCATAAGAAGCTGCACCGGCAGGCAGTGACGCTGGAGAAAGTCAGCCAGGGCTTCGATGGCACCGCGCTGTTCAAGAACCTGAGCATGCAGGTGGAAGCCGGCGAGCGCATCGCCATCATCGGCCCCAACGGCATCGGCAAGACCACCCTGCTGCGCACCCTGGTCGGCGACATGGCGCCCACCGCAGGTGAAGTGAAGTGGACCGACAGCGCGGACGTGGGCTACTTCGCCCAGGACCACGCCGAAGACTTCGAAGACGACTACAACCTGTTCGACTGGATGGCCCAGTGGACCCAGGGCGGCGAGCAACTGGTGCGCGGCACCCTCGGCCGCATGCTGTTCTCCAACGACGACATCAAGAAGTCGGTGAAGGTCATCTCCGGTGGCGAGCAGGGCCGCATGCTGTTCGGCAAGCTGATCCTCAAGCGCCCGAACGTGCTGGTGATGGACGAGCCGACCAACCACCTGGACATGGAGTCCATCGAGTCGCTCAACCTGGCGCTGGAGAACTATCCGGGCACCCTGATCTTCGTCAGCCATGACCGCGAGTTCGTGTCCTCCCTGGCCACCCGCATCATCGAGCTGTCGGAGAACGGCGTGACCGACTTCAGCGGCACCTACGATGACTACCTGCGCAGCCAGGGTGTGATCGTCTGA
- a CDS encoding phospholipase D family protein — protein sequence MKILNAQHSLKQYLEQVSGKLITVVSASASETESLIETLVGKGNRLDLLVGTINSFTSPDFIDFCVRDAGKSVTLHVDFRAQNSVHWKLVLIEPDVVILGSANFTEIGLSLTRDTVTVIQDAALYADYLARVTEIKGMDGVVLGEDVPAFDEQLEEYRQSHRRVQASLARSAQYLDGESWLGDETNQSIPLFIWYSDHSDESEEQAEAFLHASSDGVDWDDVREFFTYECAEGVLPYEEGDMVLTARCNGTHIGFYTFDRILYRNGTYFIYSYRKKRYTQPFKLEDAKERLKDVIPDWYEEMRTSLNRHDINSVVR from the coding sequence ATGAAAATCCTAAACGCTCAACATTCGCTCAAGCAGTACCTGGAGCAGGTCAGCGGCAAGCTGATCACGGTCGTCTCGGCCTCCGCCAGTGAAACCGAGTCACTGATCGAAACCCTGGTGGGAAAGGGCAATCGCCTGGACCTGCTGGTGGGCACCATCAATTCCTTCACCTCGCCGGACTTCATCGACTTCTGCGTCCGCGACGCCGGCAAGAGCGTGACCCTGCATGTGGATTTTCGCGCACAGAACAGCGTGCACTGGAAGCTGGTGCTCATCGAGCCGGACGTGGTGATCCTCGGCAGCGCCAACTTCACCGAGATCGGCCTTAGCCTGACCCGCGACACCGTCACCGTGATCCAGGACGCGGCGCTGTATGCCGATTACCTGGCGCGAGTGACTGAGATCAAGGGCATGGACGGCGTGGTGCTGGGCGAGGACGTGCCGGCGTTCGACGAGCAACTGGAGGAGTACCGCCAGAGCCACCGCCGCGTGCAGGCGAGCCTGGCGCGCAGCGCGCAGTACCTGGACGGCGAGAGCTGGCTGGGTGACGAGACAAACCAGAGCATCCCGCTGTTCATCTGGTACAGCGACCACTCCGACGAATCCGAGGAACAGGCCGAAGCCTTCCTGCACGCCAGCAGCGATGGCGTGGACTGGGACGACGTGCGCGAGTTCTTCACCTACGAATGCGCAGAGGGCGTGCTGCCCTATGAGGAAGGCGACATGGTGCTGACCGCGCGCTGCAATGGCACGCACATCGGCTTCTATACCTTCGACCGCATCCTCTACCGCAACGGCACCTACTTCATCTATTCCTATCGCAAGAAGCGCTATACCCAGCCGTTCAAGCTGGAGGACGCCAAGGAGCGCCTGAAGGACGTGATCCCGGACTGGTACGAGGAAATGCGCACCTCCCTCAATCGCCACGACATCAACAGCGTGGTGCGCTGA
- a CDS encoding OprD family porin, whose amino-acid sequence MLNHRISLLALGILASTAAMAEDQSAAKGFVEDSHLDLFFRNAYMNRDYKHGRDDKAEWGQAATATFTSGFTQGTVGFGVDAFGMYALRLDGGQGKSGAAGIDFFKQGDSGEAANDLARAGGAVKARFSNTVIKYGDQMPALPVLSYDNSRLLPESFTGTLITSKEIEGLELNVGRFTSETRKSAEGRDSGGLKRIDVFGGSYKFTDNFSGSLYGYESEDVARKQYMNLNYVIPVADKQSLTLDFNGYRTRVNEDFAADHGIDGTKNTIWSLSAAYNIGAHTFMVAHQRNNGDSGYQYGWYQNEGGLGDGGTTIWLANSYWSDFNGEDERSWQGSYSLDLTEYGVPGLSYTVAYVYGDNIKTAETSNGKEREIFNQLKYVVQDGPAKDLSVKLRGSWLRVSNDARSYNDDGNEVRVFVEYPVNIF is encoded by the coding sequence ATGCTGAACCACCGGATCAGTCTGCTCGCACTGGGGATCCTCGCGTCGACCGCCGCCATGGCCGAAGACCAGTCCGCCGCCAAGGGCTTCGTCGAAGACAGCCACCTGGACCTGTTCTTCCGCAACGCCTACATGAATCGCGACTACAAGCACGGCCGCGACGACAAGGCCGAGTGGGGCCAGGCCGCTACCGCGACCTTCACCTCCGGCTTCACCCAGGGCACCGTGGGCTTCGGCGTTGACGCCTTCGGCATGTACGCCCTGCGTCTGGATGGCGGCCAAGGCAAGAGCGGCGCTGCCGGCATCGACTTCTTCAAGCAGGGCGACAGCGGCGAAGCCGCCAACGACCTGGCCCGCGCCGGTGGTGCGGTGAAGGCTCGCTTCTCCAACACCGTGATCAAGTACGGTGACCAGATGCCGGCCCTGCCGGTACTGAGCTACGACAACTCCCGCCTGCTGCCGGAAAGCTTCACCGGCACCCTGATCACCTCCAAGGAGATCGAAGGCCTGGAGCTGAACGTCGGCCGCTTCACCTCGGAAACCCGCAAGAGCGCCGAAGGGCGTGACAGCGGCGGCTTGAAACGCATCGACGTATTCGGCGGCAGCTACAAGTTCACCGACAACTTCAGCGGCTCGCTGTACGGCTACGAGAGCGAAGACGTCGCTCGCAAGCAGTACATGAACCTGAACTACGTCATCCCGGTGGCCGACAAGCAGTCCCTGACCCTGGACTTCAACGGCTATCGCACCCGCGTGAACGAAGACTTCGCTGCCGACCACGGCATCGACGGCACCAAGAACACCATCTGGAGCCTGTCGGCCGCCTACAACATCGGCGCCCACACCTTCATGGTCGCGCACCAGCGCAACAACGGCGACTCCGGCTACCAGTACGGCTGGTACCAGAACGAAGGCGGCCTGGGTGATGGCGGCACCACCATCTGGCTGGCCAACTCCTACTGGTCGGACTTCAACGGCGAGGACGAGCGCTCCTGGCAGGGCAGCTACAGCCTGGACCTCACCGAGTACGGCGTTCCGGGCCTGAGCTACACCGTGGCCTACGTCTACGGCGACAACATCAAGACCGCCGAGACCAGCAATGGCAAAGAGCGCGAAATCTTCAACCAGCTGAAATACGTCGTCCAGGACGGCCCGGCCAAGGACCTGTCGGTCAAGCTGCGCGGTTCCTGGCTGCGCGTGTCCAACGACGCCCGCTCCTACAACGACGACGGCAACGAAGTGCGCGTCTTCGTCGAGTACCCGGTCAACATCTTCTGA
- a CDS encoding MFS transporter translates to MPAQTRSTASTLQVVSVVLFTFIAYLTIGIPLAVLPGYVHTDLGFGSVMAGLVISVQYLATLLTRPYAGKVIDTLGPKRAVLYGMLGCAGSGALMLGSWAMQGLPWISLGLLMAARLVLGTSESLVGSASIAWGIDRVGAANTAKVISWNGIASYGALAIGAPLGVLMVGQLGLASLGGSVVLLAALGFALAWPKRAAALVHGERMPFHHVLGRVFPHGMGLALGGIGFGTIATFITLYYASLGWKDAVYCLTAFGGCFIGARLLFANAINRHGGFRVAIACLSVESLGLLLLWSAPTPWIALAGAALTGFGFSLVFPALGVEAVGLVPASNRGAALGAYSLFIDVSLGVTGPLMGAVANGFGFGSIFLCAALAAFSGLILSLWLYQRSYQQP, encoded by the coding sequence ATGCCTGCCCAGACCCGCTCCACCGCGTCCACCCTGCAAGTGGTGTCCGTCGTCCTGTTCACCTTCATTGCCTACCTGACCATCGGCATCCCGCTGGCCGTGCTCCCCGGCTACGTGCACACCGACCTGGGCTTCGGTTCGGTCATGGCGGGCCTGGTCATCAGCGTCCAGTACCTGGCTACCCTGCTGACTCGTCCTTACGCCGGCAAGGTCATCGATACTCTCGGCCCCAAGCGCGCCGTGCTCTACGGCATGCTCGGCTGCGCCGGCAGTGGCGCGCTGATGCTCGGCTCCTGGGCGATGCAGGGCCTGCCGTGGATCAGCCTCGGCCTGCTGATGGCCGCACGTCTGGTACTGGGCACCTCGGAAAGCCTGGTCGGCAGTGCCTCGATCGCCTGGGGCATCGACCGCGTCGGCGCGGCGAACACCGCCAAGGTGATTTCCTGGAACGGCATCGCCAGCTACGGCGCCCTGGCCATCGGCGCGCCGCTAGGTGTGCTGATGGTCGGCCAACTCGGGCTGGCCAGCCTCGGCGGCAGCGTAGTCCTGCTGGCGGCGCTCGGCTTCGCCCTGGCCTGGCCCAAGCGCGCGGCAGCGCTGGTGCACGGCGAGCGCATGCCCTTCCACCACGTGCTCGGCCGGGTTTTCCCCCACGGCATGGGCCTGGCGCTGGGCGGTATCGGTTTCGGCACCATCGCTACTTTCATCACGCTTTACTACGCCAGCCTCGGCTGGAAGGACGCCGTGTACTGCCTGACCGCTTTCGGCGGCTGCTTCATCGGCGCGCGCCTGCTGTTCGCCAACGCGATCAATCGCCATGGCGGCTTTCGTGTCGCCATCGCCTGCCTGTCCGTGGAAAGCCTCGGCCTGCTCCTGCTGTGGAGCGCACCGACTCCCTGGATCGCCCTGGCCGGCGCGGCACTGACCGGCTTCGGCTTCTCCCTGGTGTTCCCCGCGCTGGGCGTGGAAGCCGTCGGCCTGGTGCCTGCTTCCAATCGCGGCGCCGCGCTGGGTGCCTATTCGTTGTTCATCGACGTGTCGCTGGGGGTCACCGGGCCGCTGATGGGCGCCGTCGCCAACGGCTTCGGCTTTGGTTCGATCTTCCTTTGCGCCGCGCTCGCAGCATTCAGCGGGCTGATACTCAGCCTGTGGCTCTATCAGCGTTCCTATCAGCAGCCCTGA
- a CDS encoding putative glycolipid-binding domain-containing protein: MRTLNWEGLWHAPTSSWESLQLGDGRAESQLRAIDEAGGPPYQLEYQLEWDSQWRLREAHFSVESERGAHQLHLLADGEGQWRSGSGELLSELEGCLDIDVWPSPFTNTFPIRRLQLADGDRRELVVVYLEAPKLKPVRMRQGYTRIDATHYRYENLEGTDFQALLTVDDDGLVIDYPTLFRRA; the protein is encoded by the coding sequence ATGCGCACGCTGAATTGGGAAGGCCTGTGGCACGCGCCGACCTCCAGCTGGGAGTCCCTGCAATTGGGCGACGGCCGCGCGGAAAGCCAACTGCGCGCCATCGACGAGGCTGGCGGGCCGCCCTATCAGTTGGAGTATCAACTGGAGTGGGACAGCCAATGGCGCCTGCGCGAGGCGCATTTCTCCGTCGAGAGCGAGCGCGGTGCGCATCAGCTACACCTGCTGGCCGATGGCGAAGGCCAGTGGCGAAGCGGCAGCGGCGAGCTACTGAGCGAGCTGGAAGGCTGCCTGGATATCGACGTCTGGCCCTCGCCCTTCACCAACACCTTCCCGATCCGCCGCCTGCAACTGGCTGACGGCGATCGCCGCGAATTGGTGGTGGTGTATCTGGAAGCGCCGAAGTTGAAGCCGGTGCGGATGCGCCAGGGCTATACACGCATCGACGCCACTCACTACCGGTACGAAAACCTGGAAGGCACGGACTTTCAGGCCCTCCTGACGGTGGATGATGACGGCCTGGTCATCGATTACCCCACCCTCTTCCGCCGCGCCTGA
- a CDS encoding MmcQ/YjbR family DNA-binding protein, producing the protein MTPQQIAHFCLELPGAREDIKWGSNRVFSVAGNKMFAILDFLDSGNGGLAFKVGPELFLGYVDRPGIRPAPYLARAFWISIQRPYPMGDAELREALTRSHQLVVARLPKRQRLGLVLETP; encoded by the coding sequence ATGACGCCGCAACAGATCGCCCACTTCTGCCTGGAGCTGCCCGGCGCCCGCGAAGACATCAAGTGGGGCAGCAATCGGGTGTTCTCCGTGGCCGGCAACAAGATGTTCGCCATTCTCGACTTCCTCGACAGCGGCAATGGCGGCCTGGCCTTCAAGGTCGGCCCGGAGCTGTTCCTGGGCTATGTCGACCGCCCCGGCATCCGTCCGGCGCCCTACCTGGCACGGGCCTTCTGGATTTCCATACAGCGCCCCTACCCCATGGGCGATGCCGAACTGCGCGAGGCCCTGACCCGTTCGCACCAACTGGTGGTCGCCCGTCTGCCCAAGCGGCAGCGCCTGGGCCTCGTGCTGGAGACACCCTGA
- a CDS encoding peptidylprolyl isomerase: MPVAMARHILVKTAAEAEQIKQRLTKGEDFAALARKHSTCASGKRGGDLGEVRPGQMVKSIDQVIFKKPVGVVHGPVKSQFGYHLVEVYFRD, translated from the coding sequence ATGCCCGTCGCCATGGCCCGCCACATCCTGGTCAAGACCGCCGCCGAAGCCGAGCAGATCAAGCAGCGCCTGACCAAGGGCGAGGATTTCGCCGCCCTGGCGCGCAAGCATTCCACCTGCGCTTCCGGCAAGCGCGGCGGTGATCTGGGGGAGGTGCGCCCCGGTCAGATGGTGAAGTCCATCGACCAGGTAATCTTCAAGAAGCCGGTCGGCGTGGTCCACGGCCCGGTGAAAAGCCAGTTCGGCTACCATCTGGTCGAGGTCTATTTCCGGGACTGA